A part of Streptomyces sp. NBC_01235 genomic DNA contains:
- a CDS encoding acetate--CoA ligase family protein — MSTDLTPMFAPEGVVVIGASRQSGKLGAAMARSLATFPGARALVNARRPEPDEGVYASVAEAAAHTAGRLDLAVLCVPAAGSAQALAEAAAAGCRAALVCAGGFGEAGPEGEEYAEALLRVARETGIRLLGPNTSGFFAPHLALTASFVPAAGQLPAGDIAVVAASGGVNHALSFDLVTAGNGISLGVGIGAGLDVTAADVLAHLAGDGRTTAVALHLETVPDGPRLVEAVRRVAAVKPVVALVVGRSDVGDFARSHTGALATSWRTTRAVLRQAGAVVVDDEREMVDALTALSRIQLRPDADPGLAIVTAQAGPGLLLADRAGADGIRMPELADATQRTLSELLPPLTYQRNPVDTGRPPETFARVLDTTATDPEVDLLAVYALTEPDSVDLASAAQDAGLGADSPAVVVVGGLPEDVAEQRARLHKAGIPALTGPASAANAVRALVTHARQRAVRTDGSLPETAASVPSGPLDEDAAKTFLASLGIRTPGRVACDTRSDAHYALRLQGGPVAVKVLDAAILHKTEIGGVHLGVRTPDELDAALDAIGPDRRYLVEAMAPAGVDLVLGARRDPVFGPVVLAGLGGTAAEALADVAIRLAPLSAAEAAGMPDDLAARALLDGWRGGPVLDRAEFGRVVSALAAALAASPDTAEIEINPLRLTADGLIALDAVIVHTADRT; from the coding sequence ATGAGCACCGACCTGACGCCGATGTTCGCGCCCGAGGGCGTGGTCGTGATCGGCGCCTCACGGCAGAGCGGCAAGCTGGGCGCCGCCATGGCCCGCTCGCTGGCGACCTTCCCCGGCGCCCGCGCCCTGGTCAACGCACGCCGCCCGGAACCCGACGAGGGCGTGTACGCCTCGGTCGCCGAAGCCGCCGCACACACCGCCGGACGGCTCGACCTGGCCGTGCTCTGCGTACCGGCGGCCGGCTCCGCCCAGGCGCTGGCCGAGGCGGCCGCCGCGGGCTGCCGTGCCGCGCTGGTCTGCGCGGGCGGTTTCGGCGAGGCGGGCCCGGAGGGCGAGGAGTACGCGGAGGCACTGCTCCGCGTCGCCCGGGAGACGGGGATCCGGCTGCTCGGCCCCAACACCTCCGGCTTCTTCGCCCCCCACCTCGCACTGACGGCCAGCTTCGTGCCCGCCGCCGGACAGCTTCCCGCCGGGGACATCGCGGTGGTCGCGGCCAGCGGCGGCGTCAACCACGCGCTCTCCTTCGACCTGGTCACCGCCGGGAACGGCATCAGCCTCGGCGTCGGCATCGGGGCAGGCCTCGACGTCACCGCCGCGGACGTCCTGGCCCACCTCGCCGGAGACGGCCGTACGACGGCCGTCGCACTGCATCTGGAGACGGTGCCGGACGGGCCGCGGCTGGTCGAGGCCGTACGCCGGGTGGCCGCCGTCAAGCCGGTCGTCGCACTGGTCGTCGGCCGCAGCGACGTCGGTGACTTCGCCCGGTCGCACACCGGTGCGCTCGCCACCTCCTGGCGTACGACACGCGCCGTGCTGCGGCAGGCCGGGGCAGTGGTCGTCGACGACGAACGGGAGATGGTGGACGCACTCACCGCTCTCTCCCGCATCCAGCTGCGCCCCGACGCGGACCCGGGGCTCGCCATCGTGACCGCCCAGGCCGGACCGGGGCTGCTGCTGGCGGACCGGGCGGGTGCCGACGGCATCCGGATGCCGGAGCTGGCCGACGCCACGCAGCGCACGCTGAGCGAGCTGCTTCCCCCGCTCACCTACCAGCGCAACCCGGTCGACACCGGCCGGCCCCCCGAGACCTTCGCCCGCGTGCTGGACACGACGGCCACGGATCCCGAGGTGGACCTGCTCGCCGTCTACGCCCTCACCGAACCCGACAGCGTCGACCTCGCCTCGGCCGCGCAGGACGCCGGCCTCGGGGCGGACTCCCCGGCCGTGGTGGTCGTCGGAGGCCTGCCCGAGGACGTCGCCGAACAGCGGGCGCGGCTGCACAAGGCGGGGATTCCGGCGCTGACCGGACCGGCTTCGGCCGCCAATGCCGTACGGGCGCTGGTGACGCATGCGCGACAGCGGGCGGTGCGCACAGACGGGTCTCTGCCGGAGACGGCCGCCTCCGTGCCGTCCGGCCCGCTGGACGAGGACGCCGCCAAGACGTTCCTCGCCTCGCTCGGCATCCGCACCCCGGGCCGTGTCGCCTGCGACACCCGCTCCGACGCCCACTACGCCCTGCGTCTGCAGGGCGGGCCCGTCGCGGTCAAGGTGCTCGACGCCGCGATTCTCCACAAGACGGAGATCGGCGGAGTCCACCTGGGCGTGCGCACCCCCGACGAGCTCGACGCGGCGCTGGACGCCATCGGCCCCGACCGCCGTTACCTGGTCGAGGCGATGGCCCCGGCCGGTGTCGACCTCGTGCTCGGTGCGCGACGGGACCCCGTGTTCGGGCCGGTCGTCCTCGCCGGGCTGGGCGGCACGGCCGCCGAGGCCCTCGCGGACGTGGCGATCCGGCTCGCCCCGCTCTCCGCGGCCGAGGCCGCCGGGATGCCCGACGACCTGGCCGCCCGCGCCCTGCTCGACGGCTGGCGCGGCGGACCGGTGCTCGACCGAGCCGAGTTCGGGCGGGTCGTTTCGGCACTCGCCGCCGCCCTGGCCGCGAGTCCGGACACCGCCGAGATCGAGATCAACCCCCTGCGGCTCACCGCCGACGGGCTGATCGCCCTGGACGCCGTGATCGTGCACACGGCCGACCGCACCTGA